The following proteins come from a genomic window of Deltaproteobacteria bacterium CG11_big_fil_rev_8_21_14_0_20_49_13:
- a CDS encoding transcriptional regulator encodes MPIVNGLQKSRLFSGLSRDELDKMALIARAKKYSDGMLIFNQGDEARGIYIIVGGAAKIFQLSPEGKEHLLHTFHENDCFGEAAAFGMGIFPANAEAVDETELIFIPVKEFKDILLNNPQLSVKIIGNLSMLLHVMVEQIHSLTLKDATTRIAEYILSLVKNRTSGEKVSVELPLKKGELASQLNITQETFSRGLQRLRAQKLIKVEGKMITIEDRCALENLISVKSRMVAWAVTRPHLP; translated from the coding sequence ATGCCAATTGTCAATGGCCTTCAAAAAAGCAGGCTCTTTTCCGGCCTTTCAAGGGATGAACTGGATAAGATGGCCTTGATAGCAAGGGCGAAGAAATACTCCGACGGAATGCTTATTTTCAATCAGGGTGATGAGGCGAGGGGCATATATATAATCGTCGGGGGCGCGGCAAAGATATTTCAGCTCTCTCCCGAAGGGAAGGAACACCTTCTCCACACCTTTCATGAGAACGATTGTTTCGGCGAGGCGGCGGCGTTCGGGATGGGGATATTCCCTGCAAACGCCGAAGCGGTCGATGAGACAGAGCTCATATTCATACCCGTAAAGGAGTTCAAAGACATACTTTTGAACAACCCGCAGTTGTCGGTCAAGATCATCGGAAATCTCTCGATGCTCCTGCACGTTATGGTCGAGCAGATCCATTCCCTGACGCTCAAAGACGCCACGACAAGGATAGCTGAATATATCCTGTCGCTCGTAAAGAATAGAACGTCCGGCGAAAAAGTTTCCGTTGAGCTCCCGCTCAAAAAGGGGGAGCTTGCCTCGCAATTAAATATCACACAGGAGACTTTTTCACGCGGGCTTCAGCGCCTGCGCGCACAAAAACTCATTAAAGTGGAAGGCAAGATGATAACCATTGAGGATCGTTGCGCTTTAGAGAATTTGATTTCCGTCAAATCTCGCATGGTTGCATGGGCTGTCACTAGGCCCCACTTACCCTGA
- a CDS encoding transcriptional regulator translates to MKDAWKKELARMVASARGANEANVLLKTLLTPAEHGELAKRWQIVCGLIGGVPQRVIRDKLSASIATITRGSRELKYGNGIFQKFYKRLQGQ, encoded by the coding sequence ATGAAAGATGCATGGAAGAAAGAGTTGGCAAGGATGGTGGCTTCGGCAAGAGGAGCTAATGAGGCAAATGTTTTGTTAAAAACCTTATTAACACCGGCTGAACACGGGGAATTGGCAAAACGGTGGCAGATAGTTTGTGGGCTTATCGGGGGTGTTCCGCAAAGGGTGATTCGAGATAAGCTTTCGGCATCAATTGCCACGATTACGCGTGGCTCAAGAGAGTTGAAATATGGAAACGGTATTTTTCAAAAGTTCTATAAACGATTGC